In Haloimpatiens massiliensis, the following are encoded in one genomic region:
- the flhA gene encoding flagellar biosynthesis protein FlhA — protein MEQRRLLNGNLKKNIDVIVAFGVMAIVLMMIIPLPTWVLDILIAVNITIASVIILLTMFTTEVLQFSSFPTLLLVTTLFRLGLNISSTRLILSQHDAGKIIEAFGSFVTGNNYIVGITIFLILIIIQFVVITNGAGRVSEVSARFTLDAMPGKQMSVDADLNAGLITEAQAKERRKKLQMEADFYGAMDGASKFVKGDAIAGIVITIINIIVGIIIGVLVENMAAGEAAKTYVRLTVGDGLVSQIPSILISTASGILVTRSASDTNFGSLVTSQLTKFPKVLAIASAVMLFLAFVPGMPWLPFLILAICLAAGAYFLYKDEKEKMVQQIETEQQEIIETENREPENVSTLIQVEPMEIEIGYGLIPLADEATGGDLLQRIASVRRQCAIEMGIVVQPIRIRDNLQINTDEYTVKIRGTVIAKGEVMPSMLLCMDPTSESIDLPGIRTVEPTFGLPAVWINKDQKEDAEINGFTVVDPTTVMVTHLTETIKTHAYELLGRQETKMIVDSLKEKYNAVVEELIPDLMTLGEVQKILQNLLREKVTIRDMVTILETLADYSINTKDIEVLTEYVRMALGRSICNPLLDENRSIIVATLDPKIEDLIGNSIQKSVQGSFPAVEPEITQKIFNSMKNILDNVYFNDNQPVFLVSPKIRPAFRRLTELVFPNITILSLNEIPNDVEIRTEGVVTL, from the coding sequence TTGGAGCAGCGAAGATTATTAAATGGTAATTTAAAAAAGAATATAGATGTAATCGTAGCATTTGGAGTTATGGCTATAGTGCTTATGATGATAATACCTTTGCCCACTTGGGTTTTGGATATACTCATAGCTGTTAATATAACTATTGCTTCAGTAATAATACTTTTGACTATGTTTACCACAGAAGTGCTTCAATTTTCATCTTTTCCAACATTGCTTCTTGTGACAACTTTATTTAGGTTAGGACTTAATATATCCTCTACAAGGTTAATACTTAGCCAGCATGATGCAGGTAAGATAATAGAAGCTTTTGGAAGTTTTGTAACAGGAAATAACTATATAGTTGGAATAACTATATTTCTAATACTTATAATAATTCAATTTGTAGTAATTACTAATGGTGCAGGAAGAGTATCAGAAGTTTCAGCTAGATTTACATTAGATGCTATGCCAGGAAAGCAAATGAGCGTAGATGCAGATTTAAATGCTGGTCTTATCACAGAAGCACAGGCAAAGGAAAGAAGAAAAAAGCTTCAAATGGAAGCAGATTTTTATGGAGCTATGGATGGTGCTTCTAAATTTGTAAAAGGTGATGCTATAGCAGGTATAGTTATTACAATAATAAACATAATAGTTGGAATAATAATAGGAGTTTTGGTAGAAAACATGGCTGCAGGAGAAGCTGCCAAAACTTATGTTAGGTTAACTGTTGGTGATGGTCTTGTAAGCCAAATTCCTTCCATTTTAATATCTACTGCTTCTGGTATATTAGTAACCAGATCAGCTAGTGATACAAACTTTGGTTCGCTAGTTACATCACAGCTTACTAAATTTCCTAAGGTACTTGCAATAGCTTCTGCTGTAATGTTATTTTTAGCTTTTGTACCAGGAATGCCTTGGCTTCCTTTCTTGATTCTAGCTATATGTTTAGCTGCTGGTGCATATTTCCTTTATAAAGATGAAAAGGAAAAAATGGTTCAGCAAATAGAAACAGAGCAGCAAGAAATTATAGAAACTGAAAATAGAGAACCGGAAAATGTATCCACATTAATACAAGTGGAACCTATGGAGATAGAAATAGGATATGGACTTATTCCTTTAGCAGATGAAGCCACAGGAGGGGATTTGCTTCAAAGAATAGCTTCTGTGAGAAGACAATGTGCTATAGAAATGGGAATAGTGGTACAACCTATAAGAATAAGAGATAATCTTCAGATAAATACAGATGAGTACACTGTTAAAATAAGGGGTACAGTCATAGCAAAAGGTGAAGTAATGCCTAGTATGCTATTATGTATGGATCCTACCAGTGAAAGTATAGATTTGCCAGGTATAAGAACTGTTGAGCCTACTTTTGGACTCCCAGCAGTTTGGATAAATAAAGATCAAAAGGAAGATGCAGAAATAAATGGATTCACAGTGGTGGATCCTACCACTGTGATGGTTACACATTTAACGGAAACTATAAAAACTCATGCGTATGAGCTTTTAGGAAGACAAGAAACTAAGATGATAGTAGATTCACTAAAAGAAAAATATAATGCGGTAGTAGAGGAATTAATACCGGATCTAATGACATTAGGTGAAGTTCAGAAGATTCTTCAAAATTTACTTAGAGAAAAGGTTACTATAAGAGATATGGTAACTATATTAGAAACTTTAGCAGATTATTCAATTAATACTAAAGATATAGAAGTTTTAACAGAGTATGTGAGAATGGCTTTAGGTAGAAGTATATGCAATCCTTTATTGGATGAAAATAGATCAATAATTGTAGCTACATTGGACCCAAAAATAGAGGATTTGATAGGAAACAGCATACAAAAATCTGTGCAGGGTTCTTTCCCAGCAGTGGAACCTGAAATTACTCAAAAAATATTTAATTCTATGAAAAATATTTTAGACAATGTTTATTTTAACGATAATCAGCCAGTATTTCTAGTATCACCTAAAATTAGGCCAGCGTTTAGAAGACTTACAGAATTAGTTTTTCCAAACATAACTATTTTATCTTTAAATGAAATACCTAATGATGTGGAGATTAGAACAGAAGGGGTTGTGACTCTATAA
- a CDS encoding fused FliR family export protein/FlhB family type III secretion system protein, with amino-acid sequence MLNVAYFTAFLLIFLRITSLFIASPIFFPKGAPKALTIGFCAILAYVLVSTVNYSALAGVDSGATLMFYCLNEILTGLMLGYIVRFCFFSISFAGQLIDVQIGFAMMNMFDPQTGSNVTVLSNLMYWLSVILFFLVDGHHILIRTLSESFTVGSLGKLLLTDESSMMVIKGFIDFFTIGFKIALPIILVIIITDLTLALVGRTVPQLNVMILGLPIKILVGLMAISIAIPTLIHFIVESFDKIPLIMRRIISIAPVIVIFTSEDKTEEATPKKKKDARKKGQVAKSKELGLTFTLLASTIVLVALGDFILNSLREDMVAFLNNYINMHIDSNNMQFILLTVMVRAALVILPVAIPIAIMGIIANFIQSGFLFTKETIKPDLKKLNPLSGLKRIFSMRTLVELFKDLAMIFVVAFVGYKYLMKNYGYILNLGYSGINYIPPAIKKLVVEIFQKVTLVMIAISLMDFIYQKRQYNKELRMTKQEIKEEFKQDEGDPQIKGKIKQMQREMASKRMMQSVPDATVIVTNPTHISVALKYEEGQSAPVVVAKGQGEVAAKIKEIAREYEIPIVENKPLARLMYKEVEIDSQIPVEMYEGVAEVLAIVYKLKKQKNKY; translated from the coding sequence AAAGCTTTAACTATAGGATTTTGTGCTATATTAGCTTATGTTCTTGTTTCCACAGTAAATTATTCCGCTTTAGCAGGGGTAGACAGTGGGGCAACTCTTATGTTTTATTGCTTAAATGAAATTTTAACAGGATTAATGCTAGGATACATAGTTAGATTTTGTTTTTTTAGTATTAGCTTTGCGGGACAACTTATAGATGTTCAAATAGGTTTTGCTATGATGAATATGTTTGATCCTCAAACAGGAAGTAATGTAACAGTGCTTAGTAATTTAATGTATTGGCTTTCTGTAATATTGTTTTTTTTAGTGGATGGTCACCACATATTAATAAGAACTCTATCAGAAAGTTTTACTGTAGGGAGTTTAGGCAAACTCTTACTTACAGATGAGTCTTCCATGATGGTTATAAAAGGTTTTATAGACTTTTTTACTATAGGATTTAAAATCGCTCTCCCTATTATACTCGTTATAATTATTACAGACTTAACACTAGCTTTAGTAGGAAGAACAGTTCCTCAATTAAACGTTATGATATTAGGACTACCTATAAAAATATTGGTGGGATTAATGGCCATATCCATAGCTATACCTACTTTAATTCATTTTATAGTAGAGTCTTTTGATAAAATACCGTTGATAATGCGAAGAATTATAAGCATAGCGCCTGTAATTGTAATATTTACCTCAGAGGATAAAACGGAAGAAGCTACTCCTAAAAAGAAAAAAGATGCTAGAAAAAAAGGACAAGTAGCAAAGAGTAAAGAACTAGGTTTAACATTTACACTATTAGCATCTACCATAGTATTGGTCGCATTAGGAGATTTTATATTAAATAGTTTAAGAGAAGATATGGTAGCTTTTTTAAATAACTATATTAATATGCATATAGATTCTAATAATATGCAATTTATTTTACTTACTGTAATGGTAAGAGCGGCTTTAGTTATATTACCTGTAGCAATACCTATTGCAATAATGGGAATTATAGCTAATTTTATACAGAGTGGTTTTCTTTTTACAAAAGAAACCATAAAACCAGATTTGAAAAAATTGAACCCTCTCAGTGGTTTAAAAAGAATATTTTCCATGAGAACTTTAGTAGAACTTTTTAAAGATTTAGCTATGATTTTTGTAGTAGCCTTTGTGGGTTACAAGTATTTAATGAAAAATTATGGTTATATCTTGAATTTAGGTTATTCAGGAATCAATTACATTCCACCCGCTATAAAAAAATTGGTGGTAGAAATTTTTCAGAAAGTAACTTTAGTAATGATTGCTATTTCACTTATGGACTTTATATATCAAAAGCGTCAGTACAATAAAGAATTAAGAATGACTAAGCAGGAGATAAAAGAGGAGTTTAAGCAAGATGAAGGAGATCCTCAAATAAAAGGAAAAATTAAGCAGATGCAAAGAGAGATGGCTTCTAAAAGAATGATGCAAAGCGTACCAGATGCTACTGTTATAGTCACAAATCCAACGCATATATCAGTGGCTTTGAAATATGAAGAAGGACAAAGTGCTCCAGTAGTAGTAGCAAAAGGTCAAGGTGAGGTAGCTGCAAAAATAAAAGAAATTGCAAGAGAATATGAAATACCTATTGTTGAAAATAAACCTCTAGCAAGACTTATGTATAAGGAGGTTGAGATAGATTCACAAATTCCCGTAGAAATGTATGAAGGAGTAGCAGAAGTATTAGCTATTGTATATAAACTAAAAAAGCAAAAAAATAAATATTAA
- a CDS encoding MinD/ParA family protein, with translation MLDQAERLRQMTLMKNKENDRENSTMEKTRIITITSGKGGVGKSNIVVNLSIALQKMGKKVLILDADIGMGNDDILMGFLPKYTVFDTIFDDVEIEDILIEGPYGVKLLPGGTGISKIEELTNYQREELLNKISSLNGFDYILMDTGAGINRTVLGFVAVCDELIVITTPEPTALTDAYSLMKAIAKFQLKPKGNIIVNRVIKEREGEITFGKFDNAVKKFLNIDVEYLGKVSEDRALIQSVREQKPFIVNYPDSEVSRDIKNIACKLTGEVNKPNSIGIQGLFKKIFNIFS, from the coding sequence ATGTTAGACCAAGCTGAGAGACTGCGACAAATGACATTAATGAAAAATAAAGAAAATGATAGGGAAAATAGTACTATGGAGAAAACTAGAATAATAACTATAACTTCTGGAAAAGGCGGAGTGGGTAAAAGTAATATAGTGGTGAACTTATCCATAGCTCTTCAAAAGATGGGAAAAAAAGTGCTTATTTTAGATGCAGATATAGGAATGGGAAATGACGATATATTAATGGGTTTTTTACCTAAGTATACTGTGTTTGATACCATATTTGATGATGTAGAAATAGAAGATATTTTAATAGAAGGACCTTATGGAGTAAAACTTCTTCCAGGAGGAACTGGCATATCTAAGATAGAGGAGCTTACAAATTATCAAAGAGAAGAATTGTTAAACAAAATAAGCTCATTAAATGGATTTGATTACATACTTATGGATACAGGAGCAGGTATTAATAGGACTGTTTTAGGATTTGTGGCGGTGTGTGATGAGCTTATAGTGATAACTACTCCGGAACCTACAGCCTTAACTGATGCTTATAGTTTAATGAAAGCTATAGCTAAGTTTCAGTTGAAACCTAAAGGAAATATTATAGTAAATAGAGTTATAAAGGAAAGAGAAGGAGAAATAACCTTTGGAAAGTTTGACAACGCTGTAAAAAAGTTTTTGAATATAGATGTAGAGTATCTTGGAAAGGTTTCAGAGGACAGGGCTTTAATTCAATCTGTGAGAGAGCAAAAACCGTTTATAGTTAATTATCCCGATAGTGAAGTCAGTAGAGATATAAAAAATATAGCATGTAAATTAACTGGAGAAGTAAATAAACCAAATTCTATAGGTATTCAAGGACTGTTTAAGAAGATTTTTAATATTTTTTCTTAA
- the flhF gene encoding flagellar biosynthesis protein FlhF, with amino-acid sequence MKVKKFIVKDMNEAVSKIRYELGEGAVIINQIKVRQPGIKGFFSKKLIQVTAAVDSEKEKNNSFSNDDVLINSLEAIKRAVNDANVEEKKDYTEKMEIPIKQSGVYEKKENVKEQLETNKLLDEMGQMKSLLNSLVSNSKDEYKKDPLYEKLEDLDLEPALIEDIMEEVNIMEEDLSLEEKLKKVLEKKIKVSQVDMNGPIVFVGPTGVGKTTTIAKLAGRLSLVENKKVGLITVDTYRIGAVEQLKTYAEIMDIPFKVVFDINDMEETVNSMKDCDVILIDTTGRSSKNSMQISQLRAFVDKVNTESINLVISATTKNKDISTIVEGYKKLNFNHIIITKLDETISYGSILSILYHGNKDINFVTTGQNVPDDIKKLDSPSICRLVLGEDSVC; translated from the coding sequence ATGAAAGTAAAAAAGTTCATTGTAAAAGATATGAATGAGGCAGTTTCAAAAATACGATATGAATTAGGTGAAGGGGCAGTAATAATAAACCAAATTAAAGTGAGACAGCCCGGTATCAAGGGCTTTTTTTCTAAAAAGTTGATTCAGGTTACTGCAGCTGTAGATAGCGAAAAAGAAAAAAATAATTCGTTTTCTAATGATGATGTTTTGATAAATAGCTTGGAGGCCATAAAAAGAGCAGTTAATGATGCTAATGTAGAGGAAAAAAAAGATTACACAGAAAAAATGGAAATCCCAATAAAACAGTCTGGTGTATATGAAAAAAAAGAGAATGTAAAAGAACAGTTAGAAACTAATAAACTTTTAGATGAAATGGGTCAGATGAAAAGTTTATTAAATAGTTTAGTAAGTAATAGTAAAGATGAATATAAGAAAGATCCGCTATATGAAAAGCTAGAGGATTTAGATTTAGAACCAGCACTTATAGAGGATATAATGGAAGAAGTTAATATAATGGAAGAAGATCTTTCCTTAGAAGAAAAACTTAAAAAAGTTTTAGAGAAGAAGATTAAAGTTTCTCAGGTGGATATGAATGGGCCAATAGTTTTTGTGGGACCTACAGGAGTAGGAAAAACTACTACTATAGCTAAGTTAGCAGGAAGACTTTCTTTAGTTGAAAATAAAAAAGTAGGTTTAATAACTGTAGATACTTATAGAATAGGTGCAGTAGAACAGCTTAAGACTTATGCTGAAATTATGGATATACCTTTCAAAGTAGTTTTTGATATAAATGACATGGAGGAAACAGTGAATTCCATGAAAGACTGTGATGTTATACTTATAGACACTACAGGAAGAAGTAGTAAAAATTCTATGCAAATTTCTCAGCTTAGAGCGTTTGTTGATAAGGTAAATACGGAAAGTATAAATCTAGTTATAAGCGCTACTACTAAAAATAAAGATATTTCTACTATAGTAGAAGGATACAAAAAGCTGAATTTTAATCATATTATAATAACTAAATTAGATGAAACAATTTCCTATGGCTCTATTTTAAGTATACTTTATCATGGAAATAAAGATATAAATTTTGTAACTACCGGTCAAAATGTACCAGATGACATAAAAAAATTAGATTCGCCTTCCATATGTAGACTAGTATTAGGAGAGGATAGTGTATGTTAG